The following are from one region of the Scylla paramamosain isolate STU-SP2022 chromosome 45, ASM3559412v1, whole genome shotgun sequence genome:
- the LOC135094448 gene encoding ribosome-recycling factor, mitochondrial-like isoform X2 produces MMECWPDDGVTSAGGEARSEGTMALLGPAVTGRMRLALSPSWSVVRAVCQSRGPWNNLTQATPTPALPPHILLPPPASLTLVRGYAKGKDKKGKAKQQKAVVSEEEMNEVVNVDKMREHLSQLVEALKQDYIKTLSIRTAAGSIESLPVQLEGDEYPLNEVAQVSRKSPQVVIINAAAFPQALPGILAAIRDTGMNLNPQQEGTTVIVPVPKVTREHRENMAKAAKVMFNRCKDQLRDAQNLYIRKVKNKEGQFSEDLLFNVQLRIRELAEEHMHEAESMMQAKQKELLKTS; encoded by the exons GAACCATGGCACTGTTGGGTCCAGCAGTGACAGGGCGGATGAGGCTGGCACTGTCCCCCTCATGGTCAGTAGTGCGGGCGGTGTGCCAGTCCAGGGGGCCATGGAACAACCTTACACAAGCCACCCCCACCCCGGCCCTTCCTCCCCACATCCTACTGCcaccccctgcctccctcaccctggTTCGGGGATACGCCAAGGGGAAGGACAAGAAGGGGAAAG ccaagCAACAGAAGGCCGTGGTGtcagaggaggagatgaatgagGTGGTGAATGTGGATAAGATGAGGGAGCACTTAAGCCAGCTGGTGGAGGCACTGAAGCAAGACTACATCAAGACCCTCTCTATCAGGACTGCTGCAG gtAGCATTGAGTCCCTTCCCGTTCAGCTGGAGGGAGATGAGTACCCACTTAACGAGGTGGCCCAGGTGTCCCGCAAGTCCCCCCAGGTAGTGATCATCAACGCAGCTGCCTTCCCTCAGGCACTCCCAGGTATTCTGGCAGCCATCAGGGACACTGGCATGAATCTCAACCCCCAGCAGGAAGGAACCACTGTCATTGTGCCTGTGCCTAA GGTGACGCGGGAGCACCGGGAGAACATGGCCAAGGCTGCCAAGGTGATGTTCAACCGGTGCAAGGACCAGCTGAGGGACGCACAGAACCTGTACATCCGCAAGGTGAAGAACAAGGAGGGGCAGTTCTCCGAGGACCTTCTCTTCAATGTCCAGCTCAGG ATTCGGGAGTTAGCAGAGGAGCACATGCACGAGGCAGAGAGCATGATGCAGGCCAAGCAGAAGGAACTCTTGAAGACAAGCTAA
- the LOC135094413 gene encoding ras-related GTP-binding protein C-like isoform X1, translating into MASYSQEEEKHYREYGPGCEIGSFPKDFVYGPDDPDQDISLIFAPDQKPKILLMGLRRSGKSSIQKVVFHKMTPNETLFLESTNKIESENISNSSFVQFKILDFPGQIDFFEPSFDSEKIFGGHGALVFVIDAQVFQDDYMEALNRLHQTVLRAHKVNPHLRFEVFIHKVDGLSDDTKIETQRDIHQRANDELVDAGMEQIHLSFYLTSIYDHSIFEAFSKVVQKLIPQLPTLENLLNLFISNSGIEKAFLFDVLSKIYIATDSSAVDMQSYELCCEMIDVVIDISDIYGKDEGAQVPFDKESSSIIKLNNATVLYLREVSRYLALVCILREESFDKQGLIDYNFLCFRKAIQDVFDVRKVQLQQLTSSLSSPILQNSHTNGPTT; encoded by the exons ATG GCGTCATActctcaggaggaggagaagcactaCAGGGAATATGGGCCAGGCTGCGAAATCGGGTCATTCCCCAAGGACTTTGTGTACGGCCCTGATGACCCTGACCAGGACATCTCCCTCATCTTCGCTCCAGACCAGAAGCCCAAGATATTACTCATGGGGCTTCGGAG AAGTGGCAAATCATCAATACAGAAGGTGGTGTTCCATAAAATGACTCCAAATGAAACACTTTTCCTGGAATCGACAAACAAGATTGAGTCAGAGAATATTTCAAACTCCTCCTTCGTGCAGTTCAAGATCCTCGACTTCCCGGGCCAAATTGACTTCTTTGAGCCTTCCTTTGATTCAGAGAAGATTTTTGGGGGCCATGGCGCGCTGGTGTTTGTCATCGATGCACA GGTATTCCAGGACGACTACATGGAGGCCCTGAACCGCCTGCACCAGACAGTCTTGAGGGCACATAAGGTTAACCCACACTTGCGCTTTGAGGTCTTCATTCACAAGGTGGATGGCCTCTCCGACGACACCAAGATTGAGACCCAGCGTGACATACACCAGAGAGCCAATGATGAGCTGGTGGATGCtg GAATGGAGCAGATTCACCTGAGCTTCTACCTGACCTCCATCTACGACCACAGCATATTTGAGGCGTTCAGCAAGGTGGTGCAGAAACTTATCCCACAGCTGCCCACCCTCGAGAACCTCCTCAACCTCTTTATATCA AACTCTGGGATTGAGAAAGCGTTCCTGTTTGACGTGCTGTCGAAAATATATATTGCCACAGACTCCTCGGCGGTGGACATGCAGAGCTATGAGTTGTGCTGTGAGATGATTGATGTGGTTATTGACATTTCAGACATCTATGG GAAAGACGAGGGCGCCCAGGTTCCGTTTGACAAGGAGAGTTCAAGCATTATTAAGCTGAACAATGCCACTGTGCTATATCTGAGGGAGGTGAGCCGGTATCTGGCCCTCGTCTGCATACTGAGGGAGGAAAGCTTCGACAAACAGG GTTTGATAGACTACAACTTCCTATGTTTCCGCAAGGCCATACAAGACGTGTTTGACGTGAGGAAGGTACAGTTGCAGCAGCTGACCAGTAGCCTGTCATCCCCTATCCTACAGAACAGCCACACCAACGGCCCCACCACCTAG
- the LOC135094448 gene encoding ribosome-recycling factor, mitochondrial-like isoform X1 produces the protein MMECWPDDGVTSAGGEARSEGPKNKHTGFIRTMALLGPAVTGRMRLALSPSWSVVRAVCQSRGPWNNLTQATPTPALPPHILLPPPASLTLVRGYAKGKDKKGKAKQQKAVVSEEEMNEVVNVDKMREHLSQLVEALKQDYIKTLSIRTAAGSIESLPVQLEGDEYPLNEVAQVSRKSPQVVIINAAAFPQALPGILAAIRDTGMNLNPQQEGTTVIVPVPKVTREHRENMAKAAKVMFNRCKDQLRDAQNLYIRKVKNKEGQFSEDLLFNVQLRIRELAEEHMHEAESMMQAKQKELLKTS, from the exons GTCCGAAGAATAAACACACGGGATTTATAA GAACCATGGCACTGTTGGGTCCAGCAGTGACAGGGCGGATGAGGCTGGCACTGTCCCCCTCATGGTCAGTAGTGCGGGCGGTGTGCCAGTCCAGGGGGCCATGGAACAACCTTACACAAGCCACCCCCACCCCGGCCCTTCCTCCCCACATCCTACTGCcaccccctgcctccctcaccctggTTCGGGGATACGCCAAGGGGAAGGACAAGAAGGGGAAAG ccaagCAACAGAAGGCCGTGGTGtcagaggaggagatgaatgagGTGGTGAATGTGGATAAGATGAGGGAGCACTTAAGCCAGCTGGTGGAGGCACTGAAGCAAGACTACATCAAGACCCTCTCTATCAGGACTGCTGCAG gtAGCATTGAGTCCCTTCCCGTTCAGCTGGAGGGAGATGAGTACCCACTTAACGAGGTGGCCCAGGTGTCCCGCAAGTCCCCCCAGGTAGTGATCATCAACGCAGCTGCCTTCCCTCAGGCACTCCCAGGTATTCTGGCAGCCATCAGGGACACTGGCATGAATCTCAACCCCCAGCAGGAAGGAACCACTGTCATTGTGCCTGTGCCTAA GGTGACGCGGGAGCACCGGGAGAACATGGCCAAGGCTGCCAAGGTGATGTTCAACCGGTGCAAGGACCAGCTGAGGGACGCACAGAACCTGTACATCCGCAAGGTGAAGAACAAGGAGGGGCAGTTCTCCGAGGACCTTCTCTTCAATGTCCAGCTCAGG ATTCGGGAGTTAGCAGAGGAGCACATGCACGAGGCAGAGAGCATGATGCAGGCCAAGCAGAAGGAACTCTTGAAGACAAGCTAA
- the LOC135094413 gene encoding ras-related GTP-binding protein C-like isoform X2 has product MASYSQEEEKHYREYGPGCEIGSFPKDFVYGPDDPDQDISLIFAPDQKPKILLMGLRRSGKSSIQKVVFHKMTPNETLFLESTNKIESENISNSSFVQFKILDFPGQIDFFEPSFDSEKIFGGHGALVFVIDAQDDYMEALNRLHQTVLRAHKVNPHLRFEVFIHKVDGLSDDTKIETQRDIHQRANDELVDAGMEQIHLSFYLTSIYDHSIFEAFSKVVQKLIPQLPTLENLLNLFISNSGIEKAFLFDVLSKIYIATDSSAVDMQSYELCCEMIDVVIDISDIYGKDEGAQVPFDKESSSIIKLNNATVLYLREVSRYLALVCILREESFDKQGLIDYNFLCFRKAIQDVFDVRKVQLQQLTSSLSSPILQNSHTNGPTT; this is encoded by the exons ATG GCGTCATActctcaggaggaggagaagcactaCAGGGAATATGGGCCAGGCTGCGAAATCGGGTCATTCCCCAAGGACTTTGTGTACGGCCCTGATGACCCTGACCAGGACATCTCCCTCATCTTCGCTCCAGACCAGAAGCCCAAGATATTACTCATGGGGCTTCGGAG AAGTGGCAAATCATCAATACAGAAGGTGGTGTTCCATAAAATGACTCCAAATGAAACACTTTTCCTGGAATCGACAAACAAGATTGAGTCAGAGAATATTTCAAACTCCTCCTTCGTGCAGTTCAAGATCCTCGACTTCCCGGGCCAAATTGACTTCTTTGAGCCTTCCTTTGATTCAGAGAAGATTTTTGGGGGCCATGGCGCGCTGGTGTTTGTCATCGATGCACAG GACGACTACATGGAGGCCCTGAACCGCCTGCACCAGACAGTCTTGAGGGCACATAAGGTTAACCCACACTTGCGCTTTGAGGTCTTCATTCACAAGGTGGATGGCCTCTCCGACGACACCAAGATTGAGACCCAGCGTGACATACACCAGAGAGCCAATGATGAGCTGGTGGATGCtg GAATGGAGCAGATTCACCTGAGCTTCTACCTGACCTCCATCTACGACCACAGCATATTTGAGGCGTTCAGCAAGGTGGTGCAGAAACTTATCCCACAGCTGCCCACCCTCGAGAACCTCCTCAACCTCTTTATATCA AACTCTGGGATTGAGAAAGCGTTCCTGTTTGACGTGCTGTCGAAAATATATATTGCCACAGACTCCTCGGCGGTGGACATGCAGAGCTATGAGTTGTGCTGTGAGATGATTGATGTGGTTATTGACATTTCAGACATCTATGG GAAAGACGAGGGCGCCCAGGTTCCGTTTGACAAGGAGAGTTCAAGCATTATTAAGCTGAACAATGCCACTGTGCTATATCTGAGGGAGGTGAGCCGGTATCTGGCCCTCGTCTGCATACTGAGGGAGGAAAGCTTCGACAAACAGG GTTTGATAGACTACAACTTCCTATGTTTCCGCAAGGCCATACAAGACGTGTTTGACGTGAGGAAGGTACAGTTGCAGCAGCTGACCAGTAGCCTGTCATCCCCTATCCTACAGAACAGCCACACCAACGGCCCCACCACCTAG
- the LOC135094448 gene encoding ribosome-recycling factor, mitochondrial-like isoform X3, which translates to MALLGPAVTGRMRLALSPSWSVVRAVCQSRGPWNNLTQATPTPALPPHILLPPPASLTLVRGYAKGKDKKGKAKQQKAVVSEEEMNEVVNVDKMREHLSQLVEALKQDYIKTLSIRTAAGSIESLPVQLEGDEYPLNEVAQVSRKSPQVVIINAAAFPQALPGILAAIRDTGMNLNPQQEGTTVIVPVPKVTREHRENMAKAAKVMFNRCKDQLRDAQNLYIRKVKNKEGQFSEDLLFNVQLRIRELAEEHMHEAESMMQAKQKELLKTS; encoded by the exons ATGGCACTGTTGGGTCCAGCAGTGACAGGGCGGATGAGGCTGGCACTGTCCCCCTCATGGTCAGTAGTGCGGGCGGTGTGCCAGTCCAGGGGGCCATGGAACAACCTTACACAAGCCACCCCCACCCCGGCCCTTCCTCCCCACATCCTACTGCcaccccctgcctccctcaccctggTTCGGGGATACGCCAAGGGGAAGGACAAGAAGGGGAAAG ccaagCAACAGAAGGCCGTGGTGtcagaggaggagatgaatgagGTGGTGAATGTGGATAAGATGAGGGAGCACTTAAGCCAGCTGGTGGAGGCACTGAAGCAAGACTACATCAAGACCCTCTCTATCAGGACTGCTGCAG gtAGCATTGAGTCCCTTCCCGTTCAGCTGGAGGGAGATGAGTACCCACTTAACGAGGTGGCCCAGGTGTCCCGCAAGTCCCCCCAGGTAGTGATCATCAACGCAGCTGCCTTCCCTCAGGCACTCCCAGGTATTCTGGCAGCCATCAGGGACACTGGCATGAATCTCAACCCCCAGCAGGAAGGAACCACTGTCATTGTGCCTGTGCCTAA GGTGACGCGGGAGCACCGGGAGAACATGGCCAAGGCTGCCAAGGTGATGTTCAACCGGTGCAAGGACCAGCTGAGGGACGCACAGAACCTGTACATCCGCAAGGTGAAGAACAAGGAGGGGCAGTTCTCCGAGGACCTTCTCTTCAATGTCCAGCTCAGG ATTCGGGAGTTAGCAGAGGAGCACATGCACGAGGCAGAGAGCATGATGCAGGCCAAGCAGAAGGAACTCTTGAAGACAAGCTAA